A window of Phragmitibacter flavus contains these coding sequences:
- a CDS encoding TIR domain-containing protein: MKRQPLLVHLLFHPKSTSACELACHIHQQLNGDILVPGLRVPTVFCPTKKGNRPPPSLHLDFAERNFLVVLADDQLNIDDEWCQFMADVCTQAQPPAWRFVPIQLSHDAWPLDPRLNDLSFAKAHLQPDKKACDAFVVRRIVVELCRYLSNLEAVENSEFEVPVTLFLSHAKADIDRDPKATRCFIDALKADQPVEAWVDSGDIASGSRFAESIERGVQRSSLLAVLTDTYATREWCREEVLLAKEHQRPVVVVDALSGHEVRSFPYLGNVPRLRWDGDPQKGIDLLLKETLRQLYDLVRLGQFKQPGDFIFARPPELATLVGRDPKLEILYPDPPVGVSEAKRLAKAGIKVSTPFQRLAITPSLRGQPVSLSMSESTDIAECGLDAMHLESCMLDLSRYLLIKGATLAYGGHLGAEGYTQKLFELVRTHNSVEGVQPFERIVNHRGWPLPRLSVKDLSALNRVSKTVELPRPAEVEETLHSDFTREPKFFPGDKSAEHRFAWARGMTEMRAFQADRTQSGVVARIVVGGTFGPTVKVLEDGTRKEQWYASRIPGVLEEIVLSVQVGQPVFLIGAFGGVAKLVIDLLRGENREEATWDYQKRAPFADEMKALYQKHGVPWLDYPEIVALIRDKGLSGINPLLTTEEHTELFETIDQGRIIEIVLLGLSRLDLPVTPDK, translated from the coding sequence ATGAAACGCCAGCCCTTACTCGTCCATCTCCTCTTTCATCCCAAGTCCACATCCGCCTGCGAACTGGCTTGCCACATTCATCAGCAACTAAACGGCGACATTCTTGTCCCTGGACTCCGTGTGCCGACCGTCTTTTGTCCAACCAAAAAAGGGAATCGTCCCCCGCCGTCATTGCACCTCGATTTTGCGGAGCGCAATTTCCTGGTCGTGCTCGCGGATGACCAACTGAATATCGACGACGAATGGTGTCAGTTCATGGCAGACGTGTGCACGCAGGCGCAGCCTCCCGCCTGGCGTTTCGTGCCCATCCAGCTTTCCCATGACGCGTGGCCCCTCGATCCGCGGTTGAATGACCTGAGTTTCGCGAAAGCCCACTTGCAACCTGATAAAAAAGCCTGCGACGCTTTCGTCGTGCGCCGGATTGTGGTCGAGCTGTGCCGCTACTTGTCGAATCTGGAGGCGGTGGAAAACAGCGAGTTCGAGGTGCCGGTCACTCTTTTCCTCAGCCATGCAAAAGCAGACATTGACCGCGATCCTAAAGCAACGCGATGCTTCATCGACGCACTGAAAGCTGATCAGCCGGTCGAGGCTTGGGTGGATTCGGGGGACATCGCTAGCGGGTCGAGATTTGCCGAGTCCATCGAGCGGGGCGTCCAGCGGTCCTCCCTGCTTGCCGTGCTCACCGACACCTATGCCACACGCGAATGGTGTCGCGAGGAAGTCTTGCTTGCCAAAGAGCACCAACGACCCGTGGTAGTAGTCGATGCGCTGTCGGGCCATGAGGTGCGCAGCTTCCCATACCTAGGCAATGTGCCCCGTCTGCGCTGGGACGGCGACCCACAAAAGGGCATCGACCTTCTGCTCAAAGAAACTCTCCGGCAACTGTATGATCTTGTGCGCCTTGGACAATTCAAGCAGCCAGGTGATTTTATCTTCGCTCGTCCGCCGGAGCTTGCGACACTAGTGGGAAGGGATCCGAAGCTTGAAATCCTCTATCCAGATCCGCCTGTGGGTGTCAGCGAAGCGAAACGGCTCGCAAAGGCTGGCATCAAGGTCTCCACGCCCTTTCAGCGGCTCGCTATCACGCCGTCGCTGCGCGGCCAGCCAGTCTCGCTTTCCATGTCCGAGAGCACCGACATCGCGGAATGCGGTCTTGATGCTATGCACCTCGAAAGCTGTATGCTCGATCTCTCGCGCTACTTGCTGATCAAAGGCGCGACGCTCGCCTATGGCGGGCACCTGGGCGCGGAAGGCTACACTCAGAAACTCTTCGAGCTCGTTCGTACGCATAATAGCGTCGAGGGCGTCCAGCCATTCGAACGCATCGTGAATCACCGCGGCTGGCCGCTGCCGCGCCTTTCAGTCAAAGATCTCTCTGCGCTCAACCGAGTGTCGAAAACCGTGGAGCTGCCGCGTCCAGCAGAAGTGGAAGAAACTTTACACTCCGACTTTACCCGAGAGCCAAAATTCTTCCCAGGTGATAAATCGGCGGAGCATCGTTTTGCCTGGGCTCGGGGCATGACCGAGATGCGAGCCTTTCAGGCCGATCGCACACAAAGTGGCGTCGTGGCTCGCATCGTCGTCGGTGGCACCTTTGGACCTACGGTCAAGGTCTTGGAAGATGGCACACGCAAGGAGCAATGGTATGCGAGCCGCATCCCAGGCGTTCTGGAGGAGATCGTGCTTTCCGTGCAAGTGGGCCAGCCAGTGTTCCTGATCGGCGCGTTTGGCGGAGTCGCAAAGCTAGTCATCGATCTGCTACGGGGCGAAAACAGGGAGGAAGCCACCTGGGACTATCAGAAGCGAGCCCCCTTCGCCGACGAGATGAAAGCGCTTTACCAAAAGCACGGAGTTCCATGGCTGGATTATCCAGAAATCGTCGCCCTCATTCGTGATAAAGGACTGTCGGGAATCAATCCGCTGCTTACGACAGAGGAACACACTGAGTTGTTTGAAACCATTGATCAGGGCCGGATCATCGAGATCGTTCTGCTAGGACTGAGCCGACTCGATTTGCCAGTCACTCCAGACAAATAA
- a CDS encoding TIR domain-containing protein, giving the protein MKAKVFLSYARADGCGVAAQLRSELSRERFTVFQDTEETLAGEEFKTVIMEALRKCDLVVALITPGYAHSSWCHAEYYLAHSAGRPVIPIRFKDEGGPVALPEPLSGMIAAAQYVEVPEVAGEVVIHAALDKRLRVLRRRIVRKKWLTASAGFGGFLLAASGLLAFTSEFVREVARKNTLNTIGNARKVLGQEFFHTKSTEFRGDERLRGKLLVDAENEALDTHVRLNAKILAASTVPGKSRWFLKSCKWEGGVYQNDALSDTTFASGSVNSVEFQRVYFGNVIWGSAPNMAVSSAKFLNCSFSGGGFLDTNMIDCDFTNCTFDGGVMQIKNFGAVRFASRKSNPSSAVVVGGEVCSFSNSVISHCTDPSPSGTMNFRSPENEVMFDNVVFESCRFRGLIRSDWFKRCSFRNCLFPDSAIVEELMTSNHVVEAIMKDEGCP; this is encoded by the coding sequence ATGAAGGCAAAGGTATTTCTTAGCTATGCGCGCGCAGACGGCTGCGGGGTTGCCGCTCAACTTAGGTCCGAGCTATCGAGGGAACGGTTTACCGTTTTCCAGGATACTGAGGAAACATTGGCTGGTGAAGAATTTAAAACTGTCATCATGGAGGCACTTCGGAAATGCGATCTCGTCGTTGCTCTCATTACGCCTGGATACGCCCATAGCTCCTGGTGCCATGCCGAATATTACTTGGCGCACTCGGCGGGACGACCGGTCATTCCAATCCGCTTTAAGGATGAAGGCGGCCCAGTCGCACTTCCCGAGCCGTTGTCAGGCATGATCGCGGCAGCTCAATACGTCGAAGTACCGGAAGTTGCGGGAGAAGTCGTAATCCACGCCGCACTCGATAAACGACTTCGTGTCCTGCGTAGGCGAATTGTTCGCAAAAAGTGGCTAACGGCGAGTGCCGGGTTTGGTGGATTTCTCTTGGCTGCCTCAGGATTGCTGGCATTCACTTCAGAATTTGTTCGGGAGGTGGCGCGGAAAAATACCCTCAATACCATAGGCAATGCGCGCAAAGTGCTTGGCCAAGAATTTTTCCACACCAAAAGCACAGAGTTCAGGGGCGACGAGAGACTCAGGGGTAAATTGCTCGTGGACGCCGAAAACGAAGCATTGGACACGCACGTTAGGCTGAATGCCAAAATCCTTGCTGCATCCACTGTTCCCGGGAAAAGCCGATGGTTTCTCAAGTCCTGCAAATGGGAAGGGGGCGTCTATCAGAATGATGCCTTGTCGGACACGACGTTTGCGTCTGGCTCGGTGAATTCTGTAGAATTCCAGCGCGTTTATTTTGGCAATGTCATCTGGGGAAGCGCACCAAACATGGCCGTTTCCTCAGCGAAGTTTTTGAATTGTTCTTTCTCCGGCGGAGGATTTCTGGACACCAACATGATCGACTGCGATTTTACCAATTGCACATTCGACGGTGGAGTGATGCAGATTAAAAATTTTGGGGCCGTCAGATTTGCTTCTCGTAAATCAAATCCTAGTTCCGCCGTCGTGGTAGGCGGTGAAGTGTGCTCGTTCTCAAACTCAGTAATCTCTCATTGTACTGATCCCTCGCCTTCTGGGACGATGAATTTCCGAAGCCCAGAAAACGAGGTTATGTTTGATAACGTCGTGTTCGAGTCATGCCGTTTTCGGGGGTTGATTCGAAGTGATTGGTTCAAAAGATGCAGTTTCCGCAATTGCCTCTTTCCCGACTCTGCGATCGTGGAGGAGCTTATGACTTCAAACCATGTCGTTGAGGCGATTATGAAGGATGAAGGCTGTCCGTGA
- a CDS encoding recombinase zinc beta ribbon domain-containing protein — MKSRRGNEMVVGGKRSIPNKIKVIVTNPLYKGVVYHNGEDYSGEHEALVSEKLWQEANDALSGKGQKHKQALLDRNTHRSLLKGIIRCGECVHRLTPKPGGKKDRDLNPYLYYTRNNVSKNGKAATCSLRNDPARAIDDFAIQIGRDWPSA; from the coding sequence GTGAAGAGTCGCCGGGGCAATGAAATGGTTGTAGGGGGCAAGCGGTCCATCCCGAACAAAATCAAGGTCATCGTCACCAATCCTCTGTACAAGGGAGTCGTTTACCACAACGGAGAGGACTATTCCGGCGAGCATGAGGCGCTGGTGAGTGAAAAGCTCTGGCAGGAAGCCAATGACGCGCTGAGCGGCAAAGGGCAGAAGCACAAGCAGGCATTGCTAGACCGCAACACCCATCGGTCTCTGCTCAAGGGCATCATCCGCTGCGGAGAATGCGTTCATCGCCTCACACCTAAACCGGGCGGCAAGAAGGACCGGGACCTCAATCCTTACCTCTACTACACTCGCAACAACGTCAGCAAGAATGGCAAGGCCGCGACGTGCTCCCTTCGCAATGATCCCGCGCGGGCCATTGATGACTTCGCAATCCAGATTGGGCGAGATTGGCCGTCGGCCTGA